In Stieleria varia, one genomic interval encodes:
- a CDS encoding 1-acyl-sn-glycerol-3-phosphate acyltransferase, with the protein MSVVFQRPYQFVPPDRNPLWPWLIQRLRIVDRYLKRKDGVVGYECRNLDRVRQSAQRGDGILWAPNHCRYADPLVLGWPSRELGIHVHAMASWHLFNEGAFDRFAIRKMGGFSIHREGTDRQALESAIDILVDTKRPLVLFPEGTTSRTNDLIIPLLDGVSFIARTAARRRAKSGSGDVMIFPVGIKYLCIDKIDDWAKDQLSRLERSFGWKHPPENSIPKRTIRLSETILALHEIRCFGESSSGDTSQRRAVLIQHLLSHCESVLQIQPSDRDVASGDLHTWQRSVLDRVRQIRSAVASKYFAEHYPSPPCSKLVACVDDADLAQEQLSTPDDYLGKDVVTDTRIVESIQLMQESLFGKSDASLPLKAVVEFGEPIPVPSERAPRGEEDPLMGQLRERLTNLVGKLSHEARKWSD; encoded by the coding sequence ATGTCCGTCGTTTTCCAACGACCCTACCAATTCGTTCCACCCGATCGAAACCCTCTGTGGCCCTGGCTGATTCAGCGACTGCGAATCGTCGACCGCTACCTCAAACGCAAGGATGGCGTGGTGGGCTACGAGTGCCGAAACCTGGATCGTGTTCGACAATCCGCTCAACGTGGCGACGGAATTCTGTGGGCACCCAATCACTGCCGATACGCGGACCCGCTGGTGCTCGGATGGCCTTCTCGCGAACTGGGCATCCATGTCCATGCGATGGCGTCGTGGCATTTGTTCAACGAAGGCGCTTTTGACCGATTTGCGATTCGCAAAATGGGCGGTTTCAGCATTCATCGGGAAGGAACGGATCGACAAGCGTTGGAGTCGGCCATTGATATCCTGGTCGACACCAAGCGTCCTCTGGTGCTGTTTCCTGAGGGGACCACCAGCCGCACCAACGACCTGATCATTCCATTGCTCGATGGCGTCTCGTTCATCGCCCGCACGGCGGCTCGACGACGCGCAAAATCAGGTAGCGGCGATGTGATGATCTTCCCCGTCGGAATCAAATACCTTTGTATCGACAAGATCGACGACTGGGCCAAAGATCAGCTCTCACGTCTCGAACGTTCCTTCGGCTGGAAACATCCTCCAGAAAATTCCATCCCAAAGCGAACGATTCGATTGTCCGAAACGATCCTGGCTCTGCACGAGATCCGCTGCTTTGGCGAAAGCAGTTCTGGCGACACATCGCAGCGACGTGCCGTGTTGATCCAACACTTGCTCAGCCATTGCGAGTCCGTGCTGCAGATCCAACCGAGTGATCGTGATGTTGCATCGGGAGACCTTCACACGTGGCAACGAAGCGTGCTCGATCGCGTTCGCCAGATACGCTCCGCCGTTGCGAGCAAGTACTTTGCCGAGCATTACCCGTCGCCACCTTGCTCGAAACTGGTTGCCTGCGTCGACGACGCGGACCTGGCACAAGAGCAGTTGTCCACGCCCGATGACTACTTGGGCAAGGACGTCGTGACGGACACTCGAATCGTCGAATCGATCCAGTTGATGCAAGAATCCCTGTTCGGTAAATCCGATGCGTCACTGCCGCTCAAAGCCGTGGTGGAATTCGGCGAACCGATTCCGGTACCGAGTGAGCGAGCACCTCGAGGCGAGGAAGATCCCTTGATGGGACAGCTGCGTGAGCGTCTGACGAACTTGGTAGGCAAGCTGAGCCATGAAGCCCGAAAGTGGTCGGACTGA
- a CDS encoding FAD-dependent oxidoreductase, with the protein MTVTGKNTEFDTPWPTRLGVMAKYWSAGAVKTRLAAAIGSANAAALHRLFCLHLADQLGQSGESRWFVVSPPERLAAFRQELPDTWETCLQSDGDLGHRMMTWFRSQMQVSQRHDDDGGSTATSRRVPNRCILIGADCPTLDAGTIQLAFEHLATHDVVLGPARDGGYYLIGFSGQWSPRYESLMQEMPWSSDQVFDETVKRVRAAELSLALLPTMEDIDTITELQNLQTQLSKHAPNTPAPNASLHPLLQKIDDVMTTTNHEPRFQSDVTIVGGGVIGLAIAWELAQRSVEVTVLDAGRLGRGTSWAGAGILPPARLDTASDPIDRLRGLSHQLFPRWAEKLRQQTGIDIQLLRCGGWYLADTPGEIGAMVGMTQYWHDLGIECDRRSLAELVKCEPNLASWAANHSGASNIGAGESAAAWWVPDEYQIRTPDYTRALVAACRSLGVQFREFHRVDDVLSASGSVELLGTCGEPTKAGPATSRFRCDSHRVILCGGVGLGRIAGQLRLSQSIVPVRGQVLQLKSEHPPFRSVINLGNRYFVPRVDGLTLVGSNEEEVGLQHGTTPAGLAQLRDFIRKFAPALDDAVEFRAWSGLRPMTFDGFPMIGPVPDQPGVFVAAGHYRSGIHLSPGTAVVMADLITGCQNSLDLDAFRIGKQQQQPSPV; encoded by the coding sequence ATGACCGTTACGGGAAAAAATACCGAATTCGACACGCCTTGGCCGACTCGTCTCGGGGTGATGGCCAAATACTGGTCTGCCGGTGCCGTCAAAACCCGCTTGGCCGCGGCCATCGGCTCCGCCAACGCAGCGGCTTTGCATCGTCTTTTCTGCCTTCATCTGGCCGATCAGCTTGGACAGTCCGGTGAGAGCCGGTGGTTTGTCGTCAGTCCGCCAGAGCGGCTGGCGGCGTTTCGGCAAGAACTGCCCGACACGTGGGAAACCTGTTTGCAAAGCGACGGTGACTTGGGGCACCGAATGATGACTTGGTTTCGGTCCCAAATGCAAGTTTCCCAGAGGCATGATGATGACGGGGGCTCAACCGCAACGTCCCGACGTGTGCCCAATCGGTGCATACTGATTGGTGCGGATTGTCCCACTTTGGATGCCGGTACGATTCAACTCGCGTTTGAACACTTGGCCACCCACGATGTCGTGTTGGGGCCGGCTCGCGACGGCGGTTACTACTTGATCGGTTTCTCGGGACAGTGGTCACCAAGGTATGAATCCTTGATGCAGGAAATGCCGTGGAGCAGTGATCAAGTGTTCGACGAAACGGTGAAACGCGTTCGCGCCGCGGAGCTTTCTCTGGCCTTGCTGCCCACGATGGAAGACATCGACACCATCACCGAACTACAAAACCTGCAAACCCAACTGAGCAAACATGCCCCAAATACTCCTGCCCCAAATGCTTCCCTGCATCCACTGCTGCAAAAGATTGACGACGTGATGACGACGACGAACCACGAGCCCCGTTTCCAGTCTGACGTGACGATTGTTGGTGGGGGGGTGATCGGACTGGCGATCGCTTGGGAACTGGCCCAGCGGTCCGTTGAAGTGACTGTACTGGACGCCGGGCGTCTGGGACGCGGCACGTCATGGGCCGGCGCCGGGATCCTGCCGCCCGCACGCTTGGACACCGCCTCAGACCCCATCGATCGTTTGCGTGGTCTGAGCCATCAGTTGTTTCCTCGCTGGGCAGAGAAACTGCGGCAGCAGACGGGCATCGATATCCAATTGCTGCGTTGTGGCGGTTGGTATCTCGCCGACACCCCCGGTGAGATCGGCGCGATGGTCGGCATGACCCAATACTGGCACGACTTGGGAATCGAGTGCGATCGCCGCTCGTTGGCAGAACTCGTCAAGTGCGAGCCCAACCTGGCGAGCTGGGCTGCGAATCATTCTGGTGCCAGCAACATTGGTGCTGGTGAATCCGCTGCCGCCTGGTGGGTTCCCGACGAGTACCAAATTCGCACCCCCGATTACACGCGTGCTCTGGTCGCTGCATGCCGATCACTTGGTGTGCAATTTCGCGAGTTCCATCGTGTGGACGATGTACTCAGTGCAAGCGGTTCTGTCGAATTGCTGGGGACCTGTGGCGAGCCTACCAAGGCTGGTCCGGCGACAAGCCGATTTCGCTGTGACAGTCACCGCGTCATTCTCTGTGGCGGCGTCGGACTCGGACGCATCGCGGGTCAACTGCGTCTGTCGCAAAGCATCGTGCCTGTGCGGGGACAAGTCTTGCAATTGAAAAGCGAGCATCCTCCTTTTCGCAGCGTGATCAACTTGGGCAACCGATATTTTGTCCCTCGCGTCGATGGGTTGACGTTGGTGGGCTCCAACGAGGAGGAAGTCGGATTGCAGCACGGGACGACTCCGGCCGGCCTTGCCCAATTGCGGGACTTCATCCGCAAGTTCGCCCCTGCGCTCGACGACGCGGTGGAATTCCGAGCATGGTCCGGCTTGCGTCCCATGACCTTCGACGGCTTTCCCATGATCGGTCCGGTGCCCGATCAGCCTGGCGTTTTTGTCGCCGCCGGACACTATCGTAGTGGTATCCATCTCTCGCCGGGCACTGCAGTCGTAATGGCTGATTTGATCACCGGTTGCCAGAACAGCCTCGATCTGGATGCTTTCCGGATCGGCAAGCAACAGCAACAACCCTCTCCTGTCTGA
- the groL gene encoding chaperonin GroEL (60 kDa chaperone family; promotes refolding of misfolded polypeptides especially under stressful conditions; forms two stacked rings of heptamers to form a barrel-shaped 14mer; ends can be capped by GroES; misfolded proteins enter the barrel where they are refolded when GroES binds) translates to MAKQIVFDDDARGPLLAGVSKLARAVRSTLGPRGRNAVLDKGWGSPKVTKDGVTVAEDIELDDPFENLGAQLVKEAASKTNDVAGDGTTTATVLAEAIFREGLKMVASGADPMALSRGMAKAVDCAVAEISKMAKPVNEKSKSEIKQVATIAGNNDPEIGDVLANAFTQVGKNGVITVEEGRSNSTTVDVVEGMQFDRGFLSPHFVTDQDNVAVELEDCYVLLFEEKISNNKKMIPLLEAVSKAKRPLLVIAEDVEGEALATLVVNKMRGILSACAVKAPGYGDRRKAILGDIAVLTAGKAIFKDLGIDLESVKLSDLGVAKKIRITSEATTIVGGKGSKSDIEGRVQQIRREIEQTDSDYDKEKLQERLAKLAGGVAQINVGAVTETEMKERKALIDDARAATQAALEEGIVPGGGTTLLRCRPAVEKLEKASSGDEQLGIRIIRNILDQPLRAIANNAGLDGAVVVNRVLQMKGKTEGYDANAEKYCDLVEAGIVDPAKVVRTSLTNAASVAALLLTTESLVADIPVEEEEGGGDHHHDHGMGGGMPGMGGMGGMGGMGGMM, encoded by the coding sequence GTGGCAAAGCAAATCGTTTTCGACGACGACGCACGTGGGCCGTTGTTGGCCGGCGTCAGCAAACTGGCCCGAGCGGTCCGCAGCACGTTGGGGCCTCGTGGTCGCAACGCCGTGCTGGACAAAGGCTGGGGATCCCCCAAAGTCACCAAGGACGGTGTGACCGTCGCTGAAGACATCGAACTGGATGACCCCTTCGAAAACTTGGGTGCCCAGCTTGTCAAAGAAGCCGCCAGCAAGACCAATGACGTCGCCGGCGACGGAACCACCACCGCAACCGTTCTCGCCGAAGCGATCTTTCGCGAAGGCCTGAAGATGGTCGCCTCTGGTGCCGACCCGATGGCCCTTTCTCGCGGGATGGCCAAAGCCGTCGACTGTGCCGTTGCTGAAATCAGCAAAATGGCCAAGCCGGTCAACGAAAAGAGCAAGAGCGAGATCAAGCAAGTCGCAACGATCGCCGGAAACAATGATCCAGAAATCGGCGACGTGCTCGCAAACGCGTTCACCCAAGTCGGCAAGAACGGTGTCATCACCGTCGAAGAAGGCCGCAGCAACTCGACCACCGTCGATGTGGTCGAAGGCATGCAGTTTGACCGCGGTTTCCTCTCGCCCCACTTTGTCACCGACCAAGACAACGTGGCAGTGGAACTGGAGGACTGCTACGTGCTGCTGTTCGAAGAAAAGATCAGCAACAACAAGAAGATGATCCCGCTGCTCGAAGCAGTTAGCAAGGCCAAGAGGCCGCTGTTGGTGATCGCCGAAGACGTCGAGGGCGAAGCCCTGGCCACTTTGGTCGTCAACAAAATGCGAGGCATCCTGTCGGCTTGTGCCGTCAAAGCACCCGGCTACGGCGATCGACGCAAAGCCATCCTTGGTGACATCGCGGTCCTCACCGCTGGCAAAGCGATCTTCAAGGACCTTGGCATCGATCTGGAAAGCGTCAAGCTCAGCGACTTGGGCGTTGCCAAAAAGATCCGCATCACCAGCGAAGCCACCACGATCGTCGGCGGCAAAGGATCTAAGAGCGACATCGAAGGTCGTGTGCAGCAGATCCGTCGCGAAATCGAACAGACCGACAGCGATTACGACAAAGAAAAACTGCAAGAACGCTTGGCTAAACTTGCCGGTGGCGTTGCTCAAATCAACGTCGGTGCGGTCACCGAAACGGAAATGAAAGAACGCAAGGCCTTGATCGACGACGCTCGTGCGGCAACGCAAGCGGCGTTGGAGGAAGGCATCGTTCCCGGCGGCGGAACCACCTTGCTGCGTTGTCGCCCCGCGGTCGAGAAACTCGAAAAAGCTTCCTCGGGTGACGAGCAATTGGGCATCCGTATCATCCGCAACATCCTCGACCAACCGTTGCGAGCGATCGCAAACAACGCCGGCTTGGATGGAGCCGTTGTCGTCAACCGCGTGCTGCAGATGAAGGGCAAGACCGAAGGTTACGACGCCAACGCGGAGAAGTACTGCGACCTTGTCGAAGCCGGCATCGTCGATCCCGCCAAAGTCGTTCGCACGTCACTGACCAACGCTGCCAGCGTGGCAGCCCTGTTGCTGACCACCGAATCGCTTGTCGCTGACATTCCCGTGGAAGAAGAGGAAGGCGGCGGCGACCACCACCACGACCACGGCATGGGCGGCGGAATGCCGGGCATGGGTGGCATGGGCGGAATGGGCGGCATGGGCGGCATGATGTAA
- a CDS encoding serine/threonine protein kinase has protein sequence MSVLELSNYEFGDILGVGTVGTIYLATDLHTGEQVAVKKLHPRVSRDPLIRARFKREMTILERLRHPNIVSYLGGGREDDSLFFVMEVVHGGTVQNLLDSGGPLPWQAVVEISRQICSALQCAHNHGIVHRDLKPSNLFLTPEGVVKLGDFGIARDLTRADLSSDGVTVGTHAYMAPEQITGDLSVSGKVDLYALGCCIFEMLTDRKVFLGENYAQLFEQHLKQAPPKLRTLVPQCPEALEQIVFEMLAKKADDRPFNARLVQATMLEIAETAEAPETEKAKDDYSFHVGREQLVERIQKRFRPPAVDISWKRFALAGAIVVALIAVLSVVAAMTQ, from the coding sequence ATGTCCGTCCTTGAGTTGTCGAACTATGAATTCGGCGACATCCTGGGCGTAGGGACCGTTGGCACCATTTATCTGGCCACCGACCTGCACACGGGCGAGCAAGTCGCGGTGAAGAAGCTGCACCCGCGAGTCAGTCGAGATCCGCTGATTCGTGCCCGCTTTAAACGCGAGATGACCATCCTGGAGCGTCTGCGGCACCCCAATATCGTGTCGTACCTCGGCGGAGGCAGAGAAGATGACTCGCTGTTCTTTGTCATGGAAGTCGTCCACGGCGGAACCGTCCAGAACCTGCTCGATTCCGGCGGCCCCCTGCCCTGGCAAGCCGTGGTGGAGATCAGCCGCCAGATCTGCAGCGCACTGCAGTGCGCTCACAATCATGGCATCGTGCACCGTGACCTCAAGCCGAGCAACCTGTTCTTGACGCCCGAGGGTGTCGTCAAGCTCGGTGACTTTGGAATCGCTCGCGACCTCACACGCGCGGACCTCAGCAGCGATGGCGTGACCGTGGGCACGCACGCGTACATGGCACCCGAGCAGATCACAGGCGATCTGTCTGTGTCGGGCAAAGTCGACCTGTACGCGTTGGGCTGCTGTATCTTTGAAATGCTGACCGACCGCAAAGTCTTCCTTGGTGAGAACTATGCCCAGTTGTTCGAGCAACACTTAAAGCAAGCTCCGCCAAAGCTGCGGACACTCGTACCGCAATGCCCCGAGGCGCTTGAGCAAATCGTCTTCGAAATGCTCGCCAAGAAAGCCGACGATCGTCCTTTCAACGCACGGCTGGTTCAAGCCACCATGTTGGAGATCGCTGAGACGGCCGAGGCACCGGAAACCGAAAAGGCCAAGGATGACTACTCCTTTCACGTCGGCAGGGAGCAATTGGTGGAGCGAATCCAAAAACGATTCCGACCACCCGCAGTCGATATCAGTTGGAAGCGGTTTGCCTTGGCCGGCGCAATCGTCGTCGCATTGATTGCCGTTCTCTCCGTCGTGGCGGCGATGACCCAGTGA
- a CDS encoding serine/threonine protein kinase has translation MTKLTPEKFLEIVEKSGLVDAKQSERLVSKVRELNGGELPTETKTLARCFQKKGLLTEWHLEKLLNGKYKGFFLGKYKLLGHIGTGGMSSVYLAEHTKLHDRRAIKVLPKKRVKDSSYLARFQLEAKAIASLSHPNIVLAYDIDNEGDVHYIVMEYVDGLDLQALVKRDGPLDPSTAADTIAQAARGLAHAHEKGVIHRDVKPANLLIDQNGVVRLLDMGLALVGANDDESLTVANNENVLGTADYLAPEQALNSHSVDHRADLYALGCTMYFLLTGQPPFNEGTLAQRIAKHQSEMPKPIRQIRADCPGELEGICVKMMQKDPAYRYQTGSDIAEVLERYVAKVPKGEKVAIGLGDKPTFDDIGSSSISLDDSELRKETGGGDTVSNKNNDTLASSRSKVLRGDGLSPSDSGKLVSIKRREIEILDNSFLDLQAESGYRPSSGIARQVRNNAPVSPTSSWPESSEGRSSVHVGDESDIHLRSGRRQKKQGMDTGLVIALLTAFFIVALAIGFFLARVTG, from the coding sequence ATGACAAAGCTCACGCCCGAAAAGTTCCTTGAGATCGTCGAAAAGAGCGGCTTGGTGGATGCCAAGCAGTCTGAGCGATTGGTCTCGAAAGTCCGAGAGCTCAACGGCGGCGAACTGCCCACCGAAACGAAAACACTGGCGCGATGTTTTCAGAAAAAGGGCCTGCTGACGGAGTGGCATCTCGAGAAATTGCTCAATGGAAAGTACAAGGGTTTCTTTCTGGGCAAGTACAAGCTGCTCGGTCACATCGGCACCGGCGGCATGAGCAGCGTGTACCTCGCCGAGCACACCAAGCTGCACGATCGCCGCGCGATCAAGGTCTTGCCAAAGAAACGGGTCAAGGATTCGTCTTACCTGGCTCGCTTTCAATTGGAAGCCAAAGCGATCGCATCGCTGAGTCACCCCAACATTGTGTTGGCCTACGACATCGACAACGAAGGTGACGTTCACTACATCGTGATGGAGTATGTGGACGGCCTGGACTTGCAAGCGTTGGTCAAGCGTGATGGGCCGTTGGATCCATCGACGGCGGCAGACACCATCGCTCAAGCCGCGCGGGGTTTGGCACACGCACATGAGAAAGGCGTCATCCACCGCGATGTCAAACCGGCCAACTTGTTGATCGACCAGAACGGTGTCGTTCGATTGCTCGACATGGGACTGGCGTTGGTCGGCGCGAACGATGATGAATCGTTAACCGTCGCCAACAACGAAAACGTGCTGGGCACCGCAGACTATTTGGCGCCCGAACAAGCACTGAACAGTCATTCGGTCGACCACCGTGCCGACCTCTACGCGCTCGGTTGTACCATGTATTTTCTGTTGACCGGCCAACCGCCGTTCAACGAAGGCACCCTGGCGCAACGAATTGCCAAGCATCAGTCGGAGATGCCCAAACCGATTCGTCAGATTCGCGCCGACTGCCCCGGCGAACTCGAGGGCATTTGTGTGAAAATGATGCAAAAGGATCCCGCCTACCGTTACCAAACCGGCTCCGACATCGCCGAAGTTTTGGAACGATACGTGGCCAAAGTTCCCAAAGGTGAAAAGGTTGCCATCGGGCTGGGCGACAAACCGACCTTTGATGACATCGGCTCGTCATCGATTTCGCTCGACGACAGCGAACTGCGCAAAGAAACCGGCGGTGGCGACACCGTGTCCAACAAAAACAACGACACGCTCGCCAGCAGTCGCTCCAAAGTGCTCAGGGGTGACGGACTGAGCCCGAGCGATAGCGGAAAGCTGGTGTCGATCAAACGACGTGAGATCGAGATACTCGACAACAGCTTCCTGGACTTGCAAGCAGAATCGGGGTACCGCCCGTCAAGTGGAATCGCCCGTCAGGTGAGGAACAACGCGCCCGTCAGTCCAACATCGTCTTGGCCGGAGTCCTCCGAAGGACGCTCCAGCGTGCACGTGGGAGACGAGTCCGACATTCACCTCCGCAGCGGTCGTCGACAAAAGAAACAAGGCATGGACACCGGACTGGTGATCGCCTTGCTGACTGCGTTCTTCATCGTCGCCCTGGCCATCGGTTTCTTCCTGGCCCGAGTCACGGGCTAG
- the groES gene encoding co-chaperone GroES, with product MAKLNLRPLDDRVVVQPVEAETTTAGGIVLPDSAKEKPQRGTIVAVGPGKLLDNGNRGELSVAVGDTVIYGKYGGSDIEVDGQEMKILRESDILAKVL from the coding sequence ATGGCAAAACTGAATTTGCGTCCATTGGATGATCGTGTCGTTGTCCAGCCCGTTGAAGCAGAAACCACGACGGCTGGCGGAATCGTGCTCCCCGACTCGGCCAAGGAAAAACCGCAGCGCGGAACGATCGTTGCCGTCGGGCCCGGCAAACTGCTCGACAACGGAAACCGCGGCGAATTGAGCGTTGCTGTTGGCGACACCGTGATCTATGGCAAGTACGGCGGCAGCGACATCGAAGTCGATGGCCAGGAAATGAAGATCCTTCGCGAAAGCGATATTCTGGCAAAGGTGCTCTAA
- the polX gene encoding DNA polymerase/3'-5' exonuclease PolX encodes MDNAAIANVFDEMAELLEFRGENPFRIRAYQNGAKAIRDLDESVADILADPSRNLADVPGIGKTLVEKTQVLLETGGLPQLDELRKAIPEILISMSRIPGLGAKKAAKLRESLDIDTLDDLRAACQAGLVAKLKGFGAKTEQMILEGLEIAEQAAQRMRWADGDALAHSIEEHMRQCSGITQMRWAGSYRRGRDTIGDLDLLIVTEDRDAAMDHLESYPDRSTTIMRGETKVSIRVGKAFQVDMRCVEANQFGAALQYFTGSQAHNIHTRRLAKEKGLKINEYGVFRLDDDTQVAGATEEGVYESIGLPWIDPELREDRREFQWAEYGSLPKLIELSDLRGDLHMHTTATDGENTIREMADAAIERGLQYIAITDHSKRVSMAMGLDEERLRAQWQMIDEIRPEYEGRLVILKGIECDILEAGGMDLPDDVLAEADWVLASVHYGQKQPREKITERILGAIENPHVNCIAHPTGRLINRRKPYEVDMDAVLKAAQANGTLMELNANPARLDLNDVHLAAAKKLEIPIVISTDAHHIGGLDVMRFGIKQARRGGLTRSDVANTMDAADFLRLAAVKR; translated from the coding sequence GTGGACAACGCGGCAATAGCGAATGTTTTCGATGAGATGGCGGAGCTGTTGGAGTTCCGCGGCGAGAATCCGTTCCGCATTCGTGCTTACCAAAACGGCGCGAAAGCCATTCGGGACCTTGATGAATCCGTTGCCGATATCTTGGCCGATCCGTCTCGCAATTTGGCAGATGTGCCGGGCATCGGAAAAACGCTGGTGGAGAAAACGCAAGTCTTGTTGGAGACCGGCGGGCTGCCTCAACTGGACGAGTTGCGAAAGGCCATTCCGGAAATCTTGATCTCGATGTCGCGGATCCCTGGGTTGGGTGCCAAGAAAGCCGCCAAGCTCCGCGAGTCCCTCGACATCGACACGCTGGATGACTTGCGAGCCGCTTGCCAAGCCGGCTTGGTCGCAAAGCTGAAAGGATTCGGGGCCAAGACCGAGCAGATGATTCTGGAGGGCTTGGAAATCGCAGAGCAAGCCGCCCAGCGGATGCGTTGGGCCGACGGTGATGCGTTGGCGCATTCAATTGAAGAACACATGCGGCAATGCTCCGGTATCACTCAGATGCGGTGGGCGGGCAGCTATCGTCGTGGACGCGACACGATCGGTGACCTCGATTTGTTGATCGTGACCGAGGATCGCGATGCTGCGATGGATCACTTGGAATCCTATCCCGACCGGTCCACCACGATCATGCGTGGTGAAACCAAGGTATCCATCCGCGTGGGCAAAGCGTTCCAGGTCGACATGCGTTGCGTCGAGGCCAACCAGTTCGGCGCGGCGCTGCAGTATTTCACCGGCTCGCAAGCACACAACATTCACACGAGGCGGTTGGCGAAAGAAAAGGGGCTGAAGATCAACGAGTACGGAGTCTTTCGTTTGGACGATGACACGCAAGTTGCCGGCGCGACGGAAGAGGGCGTGTACGAGTCCATCGGGCTGCCGTGGATCGATCCTGAATTGCGAGAGGACCGGCGGGAGTTTCAATGGGCCGAGTATGGCAGCTTGCCCAAGCTGATCGAGTTGTCCGACCTGCGTGGCGACTTGCACATGCACACCACCGCCACGGACGGGGAGAACACGATTCGCGAAATGGCCGACGCGGCCATCGAGCGTGGGTTGCAGTACATCGCCATCACCGATCACAGCAAGCGGGTCTCGATGGCCATGGGGTTAGACGAGGAGCGGTTGCGAGCCCAGTGGCAGATGATCGACGAGATTCGCCCCGAGTACGAAGGTCGACTGGTGATCTTGAAGGGCATCGAGTGTGACATCCTGGAGGCCGGCGGCATGGACTTGCCCGATGACGTTTTGGCGGAAGCCGATTGGGTGTTGGCCAGCGTTCACTACGGTCAAAAGCAGCCCCGCGAAAAGATCACCGAGCGAATCCTGGGCGCGATCGAAAACCCACACGTCAACTGCATCGCGCACCCCACCGGTCGGCTGATCAACCGCCGCAAGCCCTATGAGGTCGACATGGACGCGGTGCTCAAGGCCGCCCAAGCCAATGGGACGTTGATGGAGCTCAATGCCAATCCGGCCAGGTTGGACCTCAATGACGTGCATTTGGCAGCCGCCAAGAAACTCGAGATTCCGATCGTGATCAGCACAGATGCCCACCATATCGGAGGGTTGGACGTGATGAGATTCGGGATCAAGCAGGCTCGTCGAGGCGGTTTGACGCGGTCCGACGTGGCGAACACCATGGATGCGGCGGATTTCCTGCGTTTGGCGGCCGTGAAACGCTAA
- the rplU gene encoding 50S ribosomal protein L21, whose protein sequence is MYAIIVDGGRQYRVEPGMEVDVDFREVPAGENITFEKVLAVSGDDGLKLGAPTLDGATVTASILGAKQGKKVYVQKFRRRKNSKRRTGHRQIYTRVRIEEIAGV, encoded by the coding sequence ATGTACGCCATTATCGTTGACGGCGGTCGCCAATATCGCGTTGAACCCGGCATGGAAGTCGATGTGGATTTCCGCGAAGTGCCCGCGGGCGAGAACATCACCTTTGAAAAAGTCCTCGCTGTCAGCGGCGATGACGGGCTGAAGCTCGGCGCCCCTACGCTCGACGGTGCCACCGTGACGGCATCGATTTTGGGTGCAAAACAGGGCAAGAAGGTTTACGTGCAGAAGTTTCGTCGTCGCAAGAACAGCAAGCGTCGTACGGGGCATCGCCAAATCTACACCCGAGTTCGTATCGAAGAAATCGCTGGCGTTTGA